In one window of Microbacterium dextranolyticum DNA:
- a CDS encoding FAD-dependent oxidoreductase — translation MPDIPTTEYDVIVVGAGAGGLAAAIAAAHGGSSVLVLEAADVCGGATAWSGGWLWAPRSVLAQREGVDESVDDVKAYLRATLGDDYDEARIDAFLTGAPQMIEFFHTKTAMQFVPGSKINDIYGDLPHAGTGNRSAGAKPINARRLSPSVRRLLRGQLYETSFLGMGIMAGPDLGAFLSASRGNVRGIWHAGWRVGLHVIDLILHRRGMQLVNGTALVGRLLQAAEDAGVQIRVSSPVRRLVTDPTGQVTGVVADSSDGERTFTARRGVVLAAGGFPRDVERRRERFPRTPTGREHWTLAPETADGSGITLGESVGGVLVQQASAGAWCPVSLVPYRSGRVGIFPHIMDRAKPGSIGVVSTGERFVNEANGYYDYVTAMFEAAPADEPVQAWQIADARFVRRFPLGMAKPLPVPLFPYLRSGYLVKGRTLRELAHKCGIDPQGLVRTVEQFNADARAGVDSRFGRGSTPFNRYGGDASARPNPSLAPLEKGPFYAVRIVPGSFGTFAGLATDARSRVLDASGTPVPGLYAAGADQANVMGGHYPAGGVNIGPALTFGYLAGRELAAARTAVGR, via the coding sequence ATGCCCGACATCCCCACGACCGAGTACGACGTCATCGTCGTCGGAGCCGGAGCCGGAGGGCTCGCTGCCGCCATCGCCGCCGCGCACGGCGGCAGTTCCGTGCTCGTCCTCGAAGCCGCCGACGTCTGCGGCGGCGCGACGGCCTGGTCGGGCGGATGGCTCTGGGCACCGCGCTCCGTACTCGCGCAGCGCGAGGGAGTCGACGAGTCGGTCGACGACGTCAAGGCCTACCTGCGCGCCACGCTCGGCGACGACTACGACGAGGCGCGCATCGACGCGTTCCTCACGGGAGCGCCGCAGATGATCGAGTTCTTCCACACGAAGACGGCGATGCAGTTCGTCCCGGGCTCGAAGATCAACGACATCTACGGCGACTTGCCCCACGCCGGCACCGGGAACCGCTCCGCCGGGGCGAAGCCCATCAACGCCCGGCGCCTGAGCCCGTCGGTGCGGCGCCTGCTGCGCGGTCAGCTGTACGAGACCTCATTCCTGGGAATGGGGATCATGGCCGGCCCCGACCTCGGAGCGTTCCTCTCCGCATCACGAGGCAACGTGCGCGGCATCTGGCACGCCGGCTGGCGTGTGGGTCTCCACGTGATCGACCTGATCCTGCACCGTCGCGGCATGCAACTGGTCAACGGCACGGCGCTGGTCGGCCGCCTGCTCCAGGCGGCCGAGGACGCCGGTGTGCAGATCCGGGTCTCGTCCCCCGTCCGCCGCCTCGTGACCGATCCAACCGGGCAGGTGACCGGCGTGGTCGCCGACAGTTCGGACGGCGAGCGCACGTTCACGGCGCGACGCGGCGTCGTCCTCGCCGCCGGCGGTTTCCCGCGCGACGTGGAACGCCGCCGCGAGAGGTTCCCCCGCACTCCCACCGGACGAGAGCACTGGACCCTCGCCCCCGAGACCGCGGACGGCTCGGGGATCACTCTCGGCGAAAGCGTCGGCGGGGTGCTGGTGCAGCAGGCATCGGCGGGCGCCTGGTGCCCCGTCTCGCTCGTGCCGTACCGCTCGGGTCGGGTCGGGATCTTCCCGCACATCATGGATCGGGCAAAGCCCGGCAGCATCGGTGTCGTCTCGACCGGCGAGCGCTTCGTCAACGAGGCCAACGGGTACTACGACTACGTGACCGCCATGTTCGAGGCCGCTCCGGCCGACGAGCCCGTGCAGGCGTGGCAGATCGCCGACGCACGATTCGTGCGTCGCTTTCCCCTCGGCATGGCCAAGCCGCTGCCCGTGCCGCTCTTCCCGTACCTGCGCAGCGGATACCTCGTGAAGGGCCGCACCTTGCGCGAGCTGGCGCACAAATGCGGGATCGACCCGCAGGGGCTCGTGCGCACCGTCGAGCAGTTCAACGCCGACGCACGCGCCGGCGTCGATTCGCGCTTCGGGCGCGGCTCGACCCCGTTCAACAGATACGGGGGCGACGCGTCCGCGCGGCCGAACCCGTCCCTGGCTCCCCTGGAGAAGGGCCCGTTCTACGCGGTCCGCATCGTTCCCGGATCGTTCGGCACGTTCGCGGGGCTGGCCACCGATGCCCGATCCCGCGTGCTGGATGCCTCCGGCACCCCTGTCCCGGGACTGTACGCGGCCGGCGCCGACCAGGCGAACGTCATGGGCGGCCACTATCCTGCCGGCGGGGTCAACATCGGCCCGGCGCTGACCTTCGGTTACCTGGCCGGGCGCGAGCTGGCGGCCGCCCGTACGGCGGTCGGACGATGA
- a CDS encoding sugar phosphate isomerase/epimerase family protein encodes MTRPLGVGHLTLLDLTPPEMVTAAAAAGFDFVGLRVRAVTANEIAFPMHAGSPMLRETVTRLDDTGLEVRDIEFLPLTATTTAEDWLPALASGAELGASALTVTGADPDRPRLIDTLAQLTADAATFGIRPVLEPISYQPVARIDDAADVARATGAALMLDALHIARGGSTLDDVRALDPDLVPVVQLCDAPLTLPTATGADRIAALQHEARIQRLLVGEGELALADLLRAVPAGVPASVEVPHAALRAHLSAAEYAVRAARSARALLDLVDAPDAQAAE; translated from the coding sequence ATGACCCGCCCGCTGGGCGTCGGGCATCTGACCCTGCTCGACCTCACGCCGCCCGAGATGGTCACCGCCGCAGCCGCCGCAGGGTTCGACTTCGTCGGTCTGCGTGTGAGGGCCGTGACGGCGAACGAGATCGCCTTCCCGATGCACGCGGGCTCGCCCATGCTCCGCGAGACCGTCACGCGTCTGGACGATACCGGCCTCGAGGTCCGCGACATCGAGTTCCTTCCCCTGACCGCAACGACCACGGCTGAGGACTGGCTGCCCGCACTCGCCTCCGGCGCGGAGCTCGGCGCCAGCGCGCTCACGGTGACCGGTGCGGATCCCGACCGGCCGCGCCTGATCGACACCCTCGCGCAGCTCACGGCGGATGCGGCGACGTTCGGCATCCGACCCGTTCTGGAGCCGATCTCCTACCAGCCGGTCGCGCGGATCGACGACGCGGCCGACGTCGCGCGCGCCACGGGGGCGGCGCTGATGCTCGACGCCCTGCACATCGCGCGGGGCGGTTCGACCCTCGACGACGTCCGGGCGCTCGATCCCGATCTCGTGCCGGTCGTGCAACTGTGCGATGCCCCGCTCACCCTGCCTACGGCGACGGGTGCGGACCGCATCGCCGCCCTGCAGCACGAGGCACGCATCCAGCGTCTGCTCGTCGGCGAGGGCGAGCTCGCTCTCGCCGATCTGCTGCGCGCCGTCCCGGCGGGCGTCCCCGCGAGCGTGGAGGTGCCGCATGCGGCCCTGCGCGCGCACCTGAGTGCGGCGGAGTACGCCGTCCGCGCTGCCCGCTCCGCCCGCGCACTGCTCGATCTCGTCGACGCGCCCGACGCTCAGGCTGCGGAGTGA
- a CDS encoding FAD-dependent oxidoreductase, translating into MAQTDAWDRETDLLVLGTGAAGLSAAVTAAASGLDVLVLEKTEYLGGTTAYSAGTCWVPGHRHQRAVGATHEREDASRYLDGVVGDKAPRELREAYLDSGPDMIDWFDSLGVRFWHSRTVVDYHPEIDGAGVGRALEPETFDGRLLGAEDFRRVRPPVPEFALFGGTLMVRRAEVNQLLELFRWSPRAAATALRLGIRWFFDRLRHPRGTRLAMGNALVANLFHTLKNRGGRVLFNSTATRLVREDGVIVGAIVESGGRELRVRARRGVVLAGGGFAASAAWRAAHLPHPTPQFTRAAEGATGSTLELGLDAGAVLGPDHDDNGFWFPSSIGRRRDGSLVVFPHIWDRAKPGIVAVTGSGRRFVDESVSYHRFVRAMYAAQRTGEAIPAWLIIDSRALHEYGLGMIRPHTARVFLRTYVADGYIRRADTIAELARRIGVDPAGLAETVRRNNHAAETGVDEEFGKGTSPFGHQYGDARHQPNVNLGPIATAPFYALPLVPTPLGTARGLRTDTDARVLDENGAVIRGLYAAGNDADSVMAAEYPGAGGQVGAGMIFGYLAARHASGQTVDRPDAPAPSQVGQ; encoded by the coding sequence ATGGCGCAGACGGATGCCTGGGACCGCGAGACCGACCTGCTGGTGCTCGGCACGGGAGCCGCCGGTCTCTCCGCCGCGGTCACGGCAGCGGCATCCGGGCTCGATGTCCTCGTGCTCGAGAAGACCGAGTATCTCGGCGGCACGACGGCCTACTCGGCCGGCACGTGCTGGGTTCCCGGCCACCGGCACCAGCGCGCGGTCGGCGCGACCCACGAGCGCGAGGATGCCTCGCGCTACCTCGACGGCGTCGTCGGCGACAAGGCTCCGCGCGAACTGCGCGAGGCGTACCTCGACAGCGGTCCGGACATGATCGATTGGTTCGACAGCCTCGGCGTGCGCTTCTGGCACTCGCGCACCGTCGTCGACTACCACCCCGAGATCGACGGCGCGGGTGTCGGTCGCGCCCTCGAACCCGAGACGTTCGACGGGCGGCTCCTCGGTGCCGAGGACTTCCGTCGCGTGCGCCCGCCGGTGCCCGAGTTCGCCCTCTTCGGGGGCACGCTCATGGTCCGCCGCGCCGAGGTGAACCAGCTGCTGGAGCTGTTCCGCTGGTCACCGCGTGCCGCTGCGACAGCTCTGCGCCTGGGCATCCGATGGTTCTTCGACCGCCTGCGCCACCCACGGGGCACTCGCCTGGCGATGGGGAACGCGCTCGTCGCGAACCTCTTCCACACGCTGAAGAACCGTGGTGGCCGGGTCCTGTTCAACAGCACCGCGACGCGCCTCGTGCGCGAGGACGGCGTCATCGTGGGCGCCATCGTCGAAAGCGGCGGGCGCGAGCTCCGGGTGCGCGCGCGCCGGGGCGTCGTGCTCGCCGGCGGCGGATTCGCGGCGAGCGCCGCGTGGCGTGCCGCGCACCTGCCCCACCCCACGCCGCAGTTCACCCGTGCCGCCGAAGGCGCCACCGGAAGCACGCTCGAGCTGGGCCTGGACGCCGGCGCCGTGCTCGGCCCGGATCACGACGACAACGGCTTCTGGTTCCCGAGTTCGATCGGGCGGCGCCGCGACGGATCGCTCGTCGTCTTCCCGCACATCTGGGACCGCGCCAAGCCGGGCATCGTGGCGGTGACCGGATCGGGGCGCCGGTTCGTCGACGAGTCGGTGTCGTATCACCGCTTCGTGCGCGCGATGTATGCGGCCCAGCGCACCGGAGAGGCGATCCCGGCCTGGCTCATCATCGACTCCCGCGCGCTCCACGAGTACGGCCTGGGCATGATCCGACCGCACACCGCACGTGTGTTCCTGCGCACGTACGTCGCCGACGGCTACATCCGCCGTGCCGACACGATCGCCGAACTGGCGCGCAGGATCGGGGTCGACCCCGCCGGCCTCGCCGAGACCGTGCGACGCAACAACCACGCGGCCGAGACGGGTGTGGACGAGGAGTTCGGCAAGGGCACGAGCCCCTTCGGCCATCAGTACGGCGACGCGCGGCACCAGCCGAACGTCAACCTCGGGCCGATCGCGACGGCGCCGTTCTACGCCCTCCCGCTCGTGCCCACCCCCCTCGGGACCGCACGAGGTCTGCGGACCGACACCGACGCACGCGTCCTCGACGAGAACGGCGCCGTCATCCGCGGGCTCTACGCCGCGGGCAACGATGCCGACTCGGTGATGGCGGCGGAGTATCCCGGCGCCGGCGGGCAGGTCGGCGCCGGCATGATCTTCGGCTACCTGGCCGCGCGCCATGCGAGCGGCCAGACCGTCGACCGCCCGGACGCGCCCGCTCCGTCGCAGGTCGGCCAATGA
- a CDS encoding VOC family protein, producing MSADLLALSSALDQIGVVVRDLAPAEAAMRAIFGLEPRLRATNRYTGSAYRGELVDTAVDALFYDLHGIEIEFLSPRGGPDIWREFVDEHGDGLHHIRFAVEDHDAVVAAMAGIGVPVHQEGDSVRGGGVRYAYFDTRPGLGFFLEVLSTPRG from the coding sequence ATGAGCGCCGACCTGCTCGCCCTCTCGAGCGCCCTCGACCAGATCGGTGTGGTCGTGCGCGACCTCGCGCCTGCCGAGGCCGCGATGCGGGCGATCTTCGGTCTCGAGCCCCGGCTGCGCGCCACCAACCGCTACACCGGCAGCGCGTACCGCGGCGAGCTCGTCGATACCGCGGTCGACGCCCTCTTCTACGACCTGCACGGCATCGAGATCGAGTTCCTCTCGCCCCGCGGCGGACCCGACATCTGGCGGGAGTTCGTCGACGAGCACGGCGACGGACTGCACCACATCCGCTTCGCCGTCGAGGATCACGACGCGGTCGTGGCGGCGATGGCCGGGATCGGCGTGCCCGTGCACCAGGAGGGCGACTCGGTGCGCGGCGGCGGTGTCCGGTACGCGTACTTCGACACCCGGCCGGGCCTCGGGTTCTTCCTCGAGGTGCTCTCGACGCCGCGTGGGTGA
- a CDS encoding LysR family transcriptional regulator, translating to MEIRWLEAFVVVAEELHFGRAAQRLHVAQSPLSQTIRRLEASIGADLFERNTRSVSLTPAGRALLPKAYRVIQDLALATDAARTASGAVHGTVRIGFSGAFNHLTLPVLARSIRRELPEIDLQLVSRVRTGDGVAKLRNGTLDLAFVGLPLVADDIDSRLIARTRLGAVVPIDHPLADAPSLVARQLADDDFLSMPVDGSSAMTEALLRCCIAAGFRPRITQEVTDPYIMLTLVAAGLGVTIAAEDLASIMPRGARWIPLDDAPLFMLHGIGWMADEQSSALRAVLRLSEAILPTPPD from the coding sequence GTGGAGATCCGCTGGCTCGAGGCATTCGTCGTGGTCGCGGAAGAACTGCATTTCGGACGCGCCGCGCAGCGTCTGCACGTCGCCCAGTCCCCGCTCAGCCAGACCATCCGCCGCCTCGAGGCGAGCATCGGCGCCGATCTGTTCGAGCGGAACACCCGTAGTGTCTCGCTGACGCCGGCAGGCCGGGCGCTGCTGCCGAAGGCCTACCGCGTCATCCAAGACCTCGCCCTCGCCACCGATGCCGCCCGCACCGCCTCGGGGGCGGTGCACGGCACGGTGCGGATCGGGTTCTCCGGCGCGTTCAACCACCTCACCCTGCCCGTGCTCGCCCGATCGATCAGGAGAGAGCTTCCCGAGATCGACCTGCAGTTGGTCAGCAGAGTGCGCACGGGCGACGGCGTCGCGAAGCTCCGCAACGGAACCCTCGATCTGGCGTTCGTCGGCCTGCCGCTGGTCGCAGACGACATCGATTCGCGCCTCATCGCCCGGACGCGGCTCGGGGCCGTCGTCCCCATCGACCATCCCCTGGCCGACGCGCCGTCGCTCGTCGCGCGCCAGCTCGCCGACGACGACTTCCTGTCGATGCCCGTCGACGGCTCATCGGCCATGACCGAAGCACTCCTGCGGTGCTGCATCGCCGCGGGTTTCCGCCCCCGGATCACGCAAGAGGTCACCGACCCGTACATCATGCTCACCCTCGTGGCGGCGGGCCTCGGGGTGACCATCGCCGCCGAGGATCTCGCGTCGATCATGCCCCGCGGTGCTCGCTGGATCCCCCTCGACGACGCGCCGCTGTTCATGCTGCACGGCATCGGCTGGATGGCGGACGAGCAGTCCTCGGCGCTGCGGGCCGTGCTGCGGCTGTCCGAGGCCATCCTCCCGACACCGCCGGATTGA
- a CDS encoding MFS transporter, with amino-acid sequence MSTKTSAPPKKDNARIAAVSGFIGSALEYYDFFIYASAAALIFPHLFFPEGTPGVSTLLSFATVGVAYVARPFGAILWGHVGDRWGRKKALLACLGIMGVATFLVGCLPTWDTIGIAAPIIIVALRLVQGVSAGGESPGSSALTLEHAPDHRRGFFTSWTMSGIMFGIVISSLVFIPVAAMPEEALLSWGWRVPFWASLLVTVVAIILRRKLDEPEVFEEVKETEEVAKIPLVTLLRYNGGTVVRVTLMAVFAAVNTMFNVFVLAYGTTVAGIPRAEMLLIITVANFAAVCFGPVAGALSDRFGRKPVFLIGLVLQSITIYALLAAVDAANMPLVWTLSILLIGGTYTLSNAVYPAYFPEQFPARVRYTGMAVSLMLGLLLAGFTPAIAQGFVTGDGNQNNWPAVAFFTIAIVLVSGIATLFAPETAFTPTARLGLSRRQLAEIERREDIGEALTESVRTTPYDRLRNRR; translated from the coding sequence ATGTCAACGAAGACATCCGCCCCTCCGAAGAAGGACAACGCGCGCATCGCCGCCGTGTCCGGCTTCATCGGCAGCGCACTCGAGTACTACGACTTCTTCATCTACGCGTCTGCTGCGGCGCTCATCTTCCCCCATCTGTTCTTCCCCGAGGGGACGCCGGGCGTCTCGACGCTCCTCTCGTTCGCCACCGTCGGCGTCGCCTACGTCGCGCGACCGTTCGGGGCGATCCTGTGGGGCCACGTCGGCGACCGCTGGGGTCGCAAGAAGGCTCTCCTCGCCTGCCTCGGCATCATGGGCGTGGCGACGTTCCTCGTCGGCTGCCTGCCGACCTGGGACACGATCGGCATCGCCGCGCCCATCATCATCGTCGCCCTGCGACTCGTGCAGGGCGTCTCGGCCGGAGGCGAATCGCCCGGCTCCAGCGCGCTGACGCTCGAGCACGCCCCCGATCACCGTCGCGGCTTCTTCACGAGCTGGACGATGAGCGGCATCATGTTCGGCATCGTCATCTCGAGCCTCGTGTTCATCCCCGTCGCGGCCATGCCGGAGGAGGCACTGCTGAGCTGGGGGTGGCGCGTGCCGTTCTGGGCGTCCCTGCTGGTCACGGTGGTCGCGATCATCCTGCGCCGCAAGCTCGACGAGCCCGAGGTCTTCGAAGAGGTCAAGGAGACCGAGGAGGTCGCCAAGATCCCCCTCGTCACGCTGCTGCGCTACAACGGCGGAACCGTCGTGCGCGTGACGCTGATGGCTGTCTTCGCCGCCGTCAACACGATGTTCAACGTCTTCGTCCTCGCCTACGGGACGACCGTCGCCGGCATCCCGCGCGCGGAGATGCTGCTCATCATCACGGTCGCCAACTTCGCCGCCGTGTGCTTCGGCCCCGTGGCCGGCGCGCTGTCGGACCGCTTCGGCCGCAAGCCCGTGTTCCTCATCGGGCTGGTCCTGCAGTCGATCACCATCTATGCGCTGCTGGCGGCGGTGGATGCCGCGAACATGCCGCTCGTCTGGACGCTGAGCATCCTGCTGATCGGCGGGACCTACACCCTCAGCAATGCGGTCTACCCGGCCTACTTCCCCGAGCAGTTCCCGGCGCGCGTGCGATACACCGGCATGGCGGTGAGCCTCATGCTCGGCCTGCTGCTCGCAGGATTCACCCCCGCGATCGCCCAGGGCTTCGTCACGGGCGACGGCAACCAGAACAACTGGCCCGCGGTCGCGTTCTTCACGATCGCCATCGTGCTGGTGTCGGGCATCGCGACGCTGTTCGCCCCCGAGACGGCCTTCACGCCCACCGCGCGTCTGGGCCTGAGCCGCCGCCAGCTCGCCGAGATCGAGCGCCGCGAAGACATCGGCGAAGCGCTCACCGAATCGGTGCGCACCACCCCGTACGATCGCCTCCGCAACCGCCGCTGA